The following are from one region of the Primulina eburnea isolate SZY01 chromosome 17, ASM2296580v1, whole genome shotgun sequence genome:
- the LOC140817802 gene encoding secreted RxLR effector protein 161-like, whose product MSCTRSDIAYAVRKLSRFTSNPGVEHWKAIIRLLSYLRSTRDHGLHYTRYPVVIEGYNDVNWISDMKDLKSTRGFVFTLGGAATCIKISKQTVIARSTMESEFITLDKCAEEAEWFRHFLEDVPG is encoded by the coding sequence ATGAGTTGTACAAGATCAGACATAGCGTATGCAGTAAGAAAATTGAGTAGATTCACGAGTAATCCAGGAGTTGAACACTGGAAAGCAATTATTAGATTGCTAAGCTACTTAAGGTCCACTCGTGATCATGGGCTGCACTATACCAGATACCCTGTTGTTATTGAAGGATATAATGATGTAAATtggatatctgatatgaaagacTTAAAATCTACAAGGGGATTTGTATTCACTTTAGGAGGTGCAGCCACTTGCATAAAAATCTCTAAACAAACTGTAATAGCCAGATCcacgatggaatctgagtttaTAACTCTTGACAAGTGTGCTGAAGAGGCTGAATGGTTCCGTCACTTCTTAGAAGATGTTCCAGGATGA
- the LOC140818624 gene encoding beta-galactosidase 15-like encodes MISSKPHFLFLILALLCFIPSYANIVSHDGRALTINGKRRIILSGSIHYPRSTAEMWPDLIKKSKEGGLDAIETYVFWNAHEPLRRQYDFSGNLDLVRFIKTVQNEGLYAVLRIGPYVCAEWNYGGFPVWLHNLPGVELRTSNSVYMNEMQNFTTLIVDMLKKENLFASQGGPIILAQIENEYGNVISSYGDAGKAYMNWCASMANSLDIGVPWIMCQEDDAPPSVINTCNGFYCDQFTPNNPNSPKMWTENWTGWFKNWGSKHPYRTPEDLAFSVARFFENMGTFQNYYMYHGGTNFGRTAGGPYITTSYDYNAPLNEYGDLNQPKYGHLKKLHDVLHSMEKVLTYGDYNNTDLGSYNYITEFKYNGVSSCFLGNANSSSDATINYNGVDYRVPAWSVSILPDCKTEAYNTAKVNTQTSVMVKKPNEAEVEPTGLNWKWRPEIIDEPVVLGKGQLSAGQLVDQKAINDVSDYLWYLTSVNLDKNDPIIGETMTLRVNATGHVMHAYVNGEYLASQWATYGVFNYVFEKDVKFKPGKNQISILSATIGLTNYGGEFDSVRVGLPGPIEIIGKKGDETIIKDLSSHKWSYKIGLKGLDDKLFKADPKSDSQWQSTDLPVNRMLTWYKTTFKPPIGDDSVVVDLRGLGKGLAWVNGNSLGRYWPSYMTEDTCSNDPCDYRGGYWSWKCATNCGEPSQRWYHVPRSFMTEGDNELVLFEEFGGDPSLVNFNTVRVGSVCGNAYEGNHMEISCQGKAISEIKFASFGEVGGACGSFEKGSCEASNDVLSIVQKECVGKESCSVHASEDTLGSAGCDAGVNKRLVVEAVCN; translated from the exons ATGATTTCTTCGAAACCCCATTTCCTCTTCCTCATTTTGGCTCTACTTTGCTTCATCCCCTCGTATGCCAACATCGTTTCGCACGATGGAAGAGCACTCACGATCAACGGGAAACGTAGAATCATACTGTCGGGCTCGATCCACTACCCACGAAGCACTGCCGAG ATGTGGCCTGATCTGATCAAGAAATCTAAGGAAGGTGGCTTGGATGCCATCGAGACATACGTCTTCTGGAACGCGCACGAGCCTCTTCGTCGCCAGTATGATTTTTCGGGTAACTTGGATCTTGTGAGGTTCATTAAAACAGTCCAGAATGAAGGTCTCTACGCTGTTCTTCGTATTGGACCTTACGTTTGTGCAGAATGGAATTATGG AGGATTCCCCGTGTGGTTGCATAATCTGCCTGGGGTTGAGCTTCGAACTTCCAATTCTGTTTACATG AATGAGATGCAAAATTTCACTACATTGATAGTGGACATGTTAAAGAAAGAGAACCTCTTTGCATCACAAGGAGGTCCCATCATTCTTGCTCAG aTTGAAAATGAGTATGGAAACGTTATTTCGTCATATGGCGATGCTGGAAAAGCGTACATGAATTGGTGCGCAAGCATGGCTAACTCACTGGACATTGGGGTTCCATGGATCATGTGCCAAGAAGATGATGCCCCTCCCTCTGTg ATCAACACATGCAATGGCTTCTACTGTGATCAGTTCACTCCCAATAATCCAAACAGCCCCAAGATGTGGACAGAAAATTGGACTGGATG gttCAAGAACTGGGGCAGCAAACATCCATACAGAACTCCTGAGGATCTCGCGTTTTCTGTTGCTcgatttttcgaaaatatgggcACATTCCAAAATTATTATATG TACCATGGTGGAACCAACTTCGGAAGAACCGCAGGTGGCCCTTATATTACCACATCTTAcgattacaatgcaccccttaACGAATATG GTGATTTGAATCAGCCAAAATACGGACACCTGAAGAAGCTCCACGATGTGTTGCATTCGATGGAGAAAGTTTTGACCTACGGAGATTACAACAATACCGACTTGGGATCTTACAATTAC ATCACTGAGTTCAAATACAATGGTGTCTCGAGTTGTTTCCTTGGCAACGCCAACTCCTCGAGTGATGCTACCATAAACTACAACGGGGTCGACTACCGCGTGCCCGCATGGTCCGTCAGCATCCTACCCGATTGTAAGACCGAAGCTTACAACACGGCTAAG GTGAATACTCAAACGTCGGTGATGGTGAAGAAGCCGAATGAAGCAGAAGTCGAGCCGACCGGACTGAACTGGAAATGGAGGCCCGAGATCATCGATGAACCAGTTGTTCTCGGCAAGGGTCAGCTTTCCGCCGGCCAACTTGTCGACCAAAAGGCTATTAATGATGTTAGCGATTATCTGTGGTACTTGACAAG TGTGAATCTTGACAAGAACGATCCGATCATTGGTGAGACAATGACTCTTCGTGTGAATGCCACTGGACATGTTATGCATGCTTATGTCAATGGGGAGTATCTTG CCTCCCAATGGGCAACCTATGGAGTTTTTAACTATGTTTTCGAGAAGGATGTTAAGTTCAAGCCTGGAAAGAACCAAATCTCTATACTCAGTGCTACCATTGGACTAACG AACTATGGAGGTGAATTTGATTCGGTACGAGTTGGACTACCTGGACCGATCGAGATCATCGGAAAGAAGGGCGACGAGACGATCATCAAAGACTTGTCAAGCCACAAATGGAGTTACAAGATTGGATTGAAGGGGTTGGATGACAAATTATTTAAGGCTGATCCCAAATCTGATTCCCAATGGCAATCCACTGATCTCCCTGTCAATAGGATGCTcacttggtacaag acTACTTTCAAGCCTCCGATCGGTGACGATTCTGTCGTAGTAGACTTACGCGGACTAGGGAAAGGTCTTGCTTGGGTTAATGGCAACAGCCTCGGCCGATATTGGCCTAGTTACATGACCGAGGACACTTGCTCGAACGATCCTTGCGACTACCGAGGCGGATACTGGAGCTGGAAATGTGCCACAAACTGCGGGGAACCTTCACAAAGATG GTACCATGTGCCCCGTTCTTTCATGACCGAGGGAGACAACGAGCTCGTGCTCTTCGAAGAATTCGGAGGCGACCCGTCTCTTGTCAACTTCAATACAGTGCGTGTGGGAAGTGTCTGCGGCAACGCCTACGAGGGCAATCACATGGAGATTTCGTGCCAAGGGAAGGCGATTTCGGAGATCAAGTTCGCGAGCTTCGGCGAAGTTGGAGGGGCTTGTGGCTCGTTCGAGAAGGGCTCTTGTGAAGCTTCCAATGACGTGCTCTCCATTGTCCAAAAG GAATGTGTGGGGAAAGAATCTTGCTCGGTTCATGCAAGCGAAGACACACTCGGGTCAGCAGGTTGTGATGCTGGAGTGAACAAGAGGCTCGTGGTGGAGGCCGTTTGTAATTAG